A single Vanacampus margaritifer isolate UIUO_Vmar chromosome 7, RoL_Vmar_1.0, whole genome shotgun sequence DNA region contains:
- the LOC144055662 gene encoding T-cell ecto-ADP-ribosyltransferase 2, translating to MRNVKKELLVVFMVLYCTVSAIKRLDMAPNAVDNLYENCRKDTMEKLIRSDVLQQELNQDVGFHAAWSDKCSTLLPGGAKEHTAALLAFANGNQAFKKAFNDAVETMGFNTSTYEDHFHYKSLHFLLMDAMNLVKPKTCQNVYRVSETDYRVDKDARVRFGRFTTVQSDVSMKEDVEGGVYFNITTCFFVNLEGFCGLTEDIAILSPTEEFMVEDVRPGGNGDYTEIILKHSKLKATHDCYTSRASAVSAPQWLVMLLASLFLFEILRH from the exons GTGAGTGCCATTAAACGACTGGACATGGCCCCGAACGCCGTGGACAACTTGTATGAGAACTGTCGCAAAGACACCATGGAGAAATTAATCCGCTCCGATGTGCTACAACAAGAGCTGAACCAAGACGTCGGCTTCCATGCAGCATGGAGCGACAAATGTTCAACGCTGCTCCCGGGAGGCGCGAAGGAACACACCGCCGCTCTCTTGGCCTTCGCTAACGGCAACCAGGCGTTTAAGAAAGCCTTCAACGACGCGGTGGAGACCATGGGCTTCAACACCAGCACCTACGAGGACCACTTCCACTACAAGTCCCTTCACTTCCTGCTCATGGACGCCATGAACCTGGTAAAGCCGAAGACGTGTCAGAATGTTTACCGAGTGTCCGAAACGGATTACCGAGTGGATAAGGACGCCCGGGTGAGATTCGGACGATTCACCACGGTCCAGTCGGACGTGTCAATGAAGGAGGACGTGGAGGGCGGAGTCTACTTCAACATCACCACGTGCTTCTTTGTCAACCTGGAGGGCTTCTGCGGCCTCACCGAGGACATCGCCATCTTGTCCCCCACTGAGGAGTTCATGGTGGAGGACGTCAGGCCAGGAGGCAATGGCGACTACACCGAGATCATTCTCAAACACTCCAAACTGAAGGCTACTCATGACTGTTACACATCACG GGCCTCAGCAGTCAGCGCCCCCCAGTGGTTGGTGATGTTGCTTGCATCCCTTTTCCTATTTGAGATACTCCGCCATTAG